A region from the Beduinella massiliensis genome encodes:
- the lspA gene encoding signal peptidase II has translation MRRYWPIALVVLLLDRASKIAAKSLLPAMPGGSYPLMPGVIHLTYAENTGVAFSMLQIAPWMLALLTFLVLVAAALALRRWVRPNRLNSCLVWALLGGGLGNCIDRLLYGYVVDFIEPRFVHFAIFNVADIAVTVSCILLALMTAFEKNGEEHGKDSGKGRFRKRGDAA, from the coding sequence ATGCGAAGGTATTGGCCCATCGCGCTCGTCGTGCTGCTGCTCGACCGCGCAAGCAAAATTGCGGCAAAGTCGCTCCTCCCGGCGATGCCGGGGGGCAGCTATCCGCTCATGCCCGGCGTTATACATCTGACATATGCCGAAAATACAGGCGTCGCGTTCAGCATGCTCCAAATAGCCCCTTGGATGCTGGCCCTCCTGACCTTTCTGGTGCTCGTTGCGGCAGCCCTCGCGCTCAGGCGCTGGGTACGGCCAAACCGATTGAATTCGTGTCTGGTCTGGGCGCTGCTAGGCGGCGGGCTCGGCAACTGCATCGATCGCCTTCTGTACGGCTACGTGGTGGATTTCATCGAGCCGCGTTTCGTTCATTTTGCTATTTTCAACGTAGCGGATATCGCGGTCACGGTTTCCTGCATTCTGCTTGCACTGATGACAGCCTTTGAAAAGAACGGAGAAGAGCATGGAAAGGATTCAGGCAAAGGTCGATTCCGAAAGCGCGGGGACGCGGCTTGA
- a CDS encoding RluA family pseudouridine synthase: MERIQAKVDSESAGTRLDQFLVRHSGLTRSRCVQLIEEGHAAIDGEGVLKAGHRLKDAQEVVLNIPDARPAQVIAQDIPIAILYQDADIAVIDKPCGMVVHPAAGNEDGTLVNALLYHLDGLSGIGGELRPGIVHRLDKDTSGLLIVAKNDRAHLSLCEQFKARTMEKHYLAVALGRFSQESGRIDAPIARHPVDRKRMAVVADGRESHTEYRVIESLKGASYLDVHLLTGRTHQIRVHMQHIGHPLLGDAIYGAKHPTVKIPRLMLHAHTLRITHPSSGKIMEFCVPVPDDFLNVLQKLR, encoded by the coding sequence ATGGAAAGGATTCAGGCAAAGGTCGATTCCGAAAGCGCGGGGACGCGGCTTGACCAGTTTCTGGTGCGGCACAGCGGCCTTACGCGTTCGCGATGCGTCCAGCTGATCGAGGAGGGCCATGCCGCAATCGACGGCGAAGGCGTCCTCAAGGCGGGGCACAGGCTCAAAGACGCGCAGGAGGTCGTCCTAAACATTCCGGATGCCCGTCCTGCGCAGGTTATCGCGCAGGACATACCGATCGCCATCCTCTACCAGGACGCGGACATCGCGGTGATCGACAAGCCATGCGGCATGGTCGTGCATCCGGCCGCCGGAAATGAAGATGGCACCCTCGTCAACGCGCTGCTCTACCATCTGGACGGCCTTTCCGGCATTGGCGGAGAATTGCGTCCTGGCATCGTGCACCGCCTGGACAAGGATACCTCCGGGCTGCTCATCGTCGCGAAAAACGACAGAGCGCATCTTTCTCTGTGCGAGCAGTTTAAGGCGCGAACGATGGAAAAGCACTACCTCGCCGTCGCATTGGGGCGCTTTTCTCAGGAAAGCGGACGAATCGACGCGCCGATCGCGCGGCATCCTGTGGACAGGAAGCGCATGGCAGTCGTCGCGGATGGACGCGAATCCCACACTGAGTATCGGGTCATCGAGTCGCTGAAGGGCGCTTCCTACCTCGATGTGCATTTGCTTACGGGGCGGACGCACCAGATTCGGGTTCACATGCAGCATATCGGCCATCCGCTGCTGGGAGATGCGATTTACGGTGCAAAGCATCCGACCGTCAAGATACCCCGGCTGATGCTGCACGCGCATACCCTGCGCATCACGCACCCGTCGAGTGGAAAAATTATGGAGTTTTGCGTGCCTGTCCCAGACGACTTCCTAAACGTCCTGCAAAAGCTGCGGTAA
- a CDS encoding AI-2E family transporter, which yields MTKRIRSIFVFTGLATSLLLLAIYPPTRSVIKTVLWGVAWAALLSPLCAVFEGFLKRGWAVALAVLSSFLFIGVLIALLLPPVIAQSVALSAQMPQILLGVQQLIERGQAFLSGYGIQLSGGGQFIAQRLSGIGAQLAQSAWHQTGALMDGLSRMLIALVLAIYFLKDREAFGYRLSMCIPLRYRKRFLAATSQMKRELFQYLKGQFTVSLFVGVMTAFLLWLLRVPYYLLLGLAMGILDIIPYYGPVLGTIPVLLFSVDMGFQHMLLALLAVVLVQQVEANLLSPRIMGSSTGVHPVAVILLLTLGSSVGGIRGMLLALPAFLAARGFLHAVRYYPG from the coding sequence ATGACGAAAAGAATCCGGTCGATCTTCGTCTTTACGGGGTTGGCGACAAGTTTGCTGCTGCTCGCAATTTACCCACCGACGCGCAGCGTCATCAAGACGGTGCTTTGGGGTGTCGCATGGGCCGCGCTCCTGAGCCCGCTTTGTGCCGTATTCGAGGGCTTCTTAAAAAGGGGATGGGCCGTAGCGCTCGCCGTTCTCTCTTCCTTCCTTTTCATCGGCGTCCTGATCGCGCTTTTATTGCCGCCGGTCATCGCGCAGTCCGTGGCGTTGAGCGCCCAAATGCCGCAAATTTTGCTGGGAGTTCAGCAGCTTATCGAACGCGGTCAGGCGTTTTTGAGCGGCTACGGCATCCAGCTATCCGGCGGCGGGCAGTTTATCGCGCAGCGCCTATCCGGCATCGGCGCACAGCTTGCCCAAAGCGCCTGGCACCAGACGGGCGCTTTGATGGACGGCCTGTCACGCATGCTGATTGCGCTCGTGCTGGCCATTTACTTTTTAAAGGATCGCGAAGCATTCGGCTACCGGCTTTCCATGTGTATTCCGCTCCGCTATAGAAAGCGCTTTCTCGCGGCTACCTCTCAGATGAAGCGTGAGCTCTTTCAATACCTGAAGGGGCAATTTACGGTCAGCCTGTTCGTGGGGGTGATGACCGCCTTTCTGCTGTGGCTGCTGCGGGTACCCTATTATCTGCTGCTGGGCCTCGCGATGGGCATTCTAGATATCATACCGTACTACGGGCCCGTGCTCGGTACGATCCCGGTGCTGCTGTTCTCCGTGGATATGGGCTTTCAGCACATGCTGCTTGCGCTGCTCGCGGTGGTGCTCGTTCAGCAGGTGGAGGCGAACCTTCTGAGCCCGCGCATCATGGGCTCGAGCACCGGTGTACATCCGGTAGCCGTCATCCTTCTTTTGACCCTGGGAAGCAGCGTCGGCGGCATCCGGGGCATGCTGCTGGCGCTACCGGCTTTTCTCGCTGCGCGCGGTTTTCTGCATGCCGTACGCTATTATCCCGGCTGA
- a CDS encoding IreB family regulatory phosphoprotein, whose translation MADRSENETRYFRAVGEAADDAHSILMRVYDALRAKGYDPITQIVGYLMSGDPTYITSYQSARSLVCRIERDELMEELVRSYIEHNAK comes from the coding sequence ATGGCAGATCGTTCTGAAAACGAAACGCGGTATTTTCGCGCGGTAGGCGAAGCCGCGGACGACGCGCATTCGATCTTGATGCGCGTATACGATGCGCTGCGTGCGAAGGGATACGATCCGATCACGCAGATCGTCGGCTATTTGATGAGCGGCGATCCAACCTATATTACGAGTTATCAAAGCGCGCGTTCCCTGGTATGCCGGATTGAGCGCGACGAATTGATGGAGGAACTGGTTCGTTCCTACATCGAGCACAACGCGAAGTAA
- the ruvX gene encoding Holliday junction resolvase RuvX — protein MRILCLDVGDRRIGVAVSDPLGITAQPLETYTRVGYGPDVRHFKELAAAHETNLFLCGLPRNMDGSAGGQAERVRDFAAQLEAAGLFVYYQDERMTTVSAERALLEADMRRDKRKQKVDMVAAVIILQAFLDAGGLKHISLHTEK, from the coding sequence TTGCGCATTCTTTGTCTGGACGTGGGGGACCGGCGAATCGGTGTCGCCGTGAGCGACCCGTTGGGCATCACCGCCCAACCGCTGGAAACGTACACGCGCGTCGGCTACGGGCCGGACGTCCGCCATTTTAAAGAACTGGCGGCTGCGCATGAAACCAATCTGTTCCTTTGCGGCTTGCCGCGCAACATGGATGGCAGCGCCGGCGGTCAAGCGGAGCGCGTGCGCGACTTTGCTGCTCAATTAGAGGCGGCTGGTCTTTTCGTGTACTATCAGGACGAGCGCATGACGACGGTAAGCGCGGAACGCGCCCTGCTGGAGGCCGACATGCGCAGGGACAAGCGCAAGCAGAAGGTCGATATGGTCGCGGCGGTAATCATCCTGCAGGCATTTCTTGATGCCGGTGGTTTGAAGCATATTTCATTACATACGGAAAAGTGA
- a CDS encoding DUF1292 domain-containing protein — translation MDDMENLEGMEETEMEEDDIIELIDEDGESVHFEHLMTLEYEGDLYVMLTALEATPDTDADEVFILKIAKDEQGEDCYVTVEDEKTLQAVFDKFVKLSESDVLDDEPQE, via the coding sequence ATGGACGATATGGAAAATCTCGAAGGCATGGAAGAAACCGAAATGGAAGAAGACGATATCATCGAGCTCATCGATGAAGACGGCGAAAGCGTGCACTTCGAACACTTGATGACGCTGGAATACGAAGGCGATCTGTACGTGATGCTCACCGCGCTGGAAGCAACTCCGGATACGGACGCGGACGAGGTTTTCATCCTCAAGATCGCCAAGGACGAACAGGGCGAGGATTGCTACGTCACGGTTGAAGATGAAAAAACGCTTCAGGCGGTATTCGACAAGTTTGTCAAGCTGAGCGAATCGGACGTTCTGGACGACGAACCGCAGGAGTAA
- a CDS encoding DUF1292 domain-containing protein produces MNEQMDPTIVELTDQSGRTFQFRYVMAMEVAGKTYVVLSELEPQNAQQEDELLFLRVEKTADGLDEYVVPDDPEEVESVFEKYVAYTLKEAMDSVSDECGDCDCEHGDACCEHDHTLH; encoded by the coding sequence ATGAACGAACAAATGGATCCCACGATCGTCGAGCTCACCGATCAGAGCGGTCGAACCTTTCAGTTCCGCTACGTGATGGCGATGGAGGTAGCCGGCAAGACATACGTTGTTCTGAGCGAGCTGGAGCCCCAGAACGCGCAGCAGGAAGACGAGCTTCTCTTTCTGCGCGTGGAGAAGACGGCGGATGGGTTGGATGAATACGTCGTGCCGGACGATCCGGAAGAGGTCGAATCGGTCTTTGAAAAGTACGTTGCCTACACGCTCAAGGAAGCGATGGACAGCGTATCGGATGAATGCGGCGACTGTGATTGCGAGCACGGGGACGCCTGCTGTGAGCATGATCATACGCTCCATTAA
- the pheS gene encoding phenylalanine--tRNA ligase subunit alpha, giving the protein MHDQLQQIQNELKDQLQQIQDSSALESLRLKVLGKKGSLTQILRSMGQLSAEERPAMGQLINKAREDMTARLDEMAQKIQASEKEAKLRAEKLDVTLPTPAPRQGCQHPVSLVIDEVVNVFTGMGFEVVDGPEVELDHFNFELMNIPKNHPARDAQDTFYFDDNVLLRTHTSPVQARTMTTRKPPIRVICPGRVYRADEVDATHSPVFHQMEGLVVDEDVTMADLKGTLDAFAKRLYGDDIRTRFRPSFFPFTEPSAEVDLTCVACHGKGCRVCKGTGWIEVLGSGMVNPKVLEMCGIDSTKYSGFAFGVGMERIAMLRYGITDMRMLYEGDLRFLSQLRAD; this is encoded by the coding sequence ATGCACGACCAGCTGCAGCAGATTCAAAACGAGCTGAAAGACCAGCTGCAGCAAATTCAAGATTCCAGCGCGCTGGAATCGCTGCGCCTGAAGGTGCTTGGCAAAAAGGGAAGCCTCACGCAGATTTTGCGCTCTATGGGGCAGCTGTCCGCCGAAGAACGTCCCGCGATGGGGCAGCTCATCAACAAAGCACGCGAGGACATGACCGCGCGGTTGGATGAAATGGCGCAGAAGATTCAGGCCTCTGAAAAGGAAGCCAAGCTGCGTGCGGAGAAGCTCGATGTCACGCTGCCTACGCCCGCGCCGCGCCAGGGCTGTCAGCATCCGGTCTCTCTCGTCATCGACGAAGTCGTCAACGTGTTCACCGGCATGGGCTTCGAGGTTGTCGATGGCCCGGAGGTGGAGCTGGATCACTTCAACTTCGAGCTCATGAACATCCCCAAGAACCATCCCGCGCGCGATGCGCAGGATACCTTCTACTTCGACGACAACGTGCTCCTGCGCACGCACACCTCCCCGGTGCAGGCGCGCACCATGACGACGCGCAAGCCGCCTATCCGGGTCATCTGTCCGGGACGCGTGTACCGGGCGGACGAGGTAGATGCTACGCATTCTCCGGTCTTTCATCAGATGGAGGGGCTCGTCGTCGACGAGGACGTCACGATGGCTGATCTCAAGGGAACGCTGGACGCCTTCGCCAAGCGGCTGTACGGCGACGACATCAGGACGCGCTTCCGTCCGTCTTTCTTCCCGTTCACGGAACCCTCTGCGGAGGTCGATTTGACCTGCGTCGCCTGCCACGGAAAGGGCTGCCGCGTCTGCAAGGGCACGGGCTGGATCGAAGTGCTGGGCTCCGGCATGGTCAACCCGAAGGTGCTTGAAATGTGCGGCATCGACAGCACGAAGTACAGCGGTTTCGCATTCGGCGTCGGCATGGAGCGCATCGCGATGCTGCGCTATGGCATTACGGATATGCGCATGCTCTACGAGGGCGATTTGCGTTTCCTCTCGCAACTGCGTGCGGACTAA
- the pheT gene encoding phenylalanine--tRNA ligase subunit beta, giving the protein MKVPMQWLKQYADVPVSAPEYEEQMIMHGTGVEGIEDMGAQVQNVVVGRILSVVKHENSDHMVICQVDVGDEVLQIVTGAPNVFEGALVPVAKCGAVLPGGKHIKKGKLRGVESYGMLCSGPELDVPVDLYPSVGDEGILIFNEEYPLGADVRPILGIDDQIVDFEILANRPDCQCVWGVARETAVTLGTEFRKPEVKVQGVPGKMEDYVHIEVRDTDLCPRYVARVVKNVRVAASPMWLRKALHGCGVRSINNIVDITNYVMLETGHPMHAFDLSKVRDGHIIVRRAHEGEMIVTLDGKERALSPDMLVIADQERATGIAGVMGGEESEIVEGTQTVMFESAAFEHANIRVTSRALGLRTEASGRFEKGVCPATAREAIDRACQLVELLDAGDVIEDTVDVYPAPAPTKIIETSVRRICKRISVDVPGEKMKEILESLEFGVELSGDRMVVTVPNFREDVEMEADISEEVLRIYGFEHLSATLLRGETTPGGRSPRMQLTDKLGRILTGLGMYEIKNFSFVSPKLLDRLGLAADDPRREQLRLLNPLGEDTSVMRSTLVPSMLQTLALNQNRGNEQAMLYEIAPVFDASARTEEGLPDEHWMLSIGAYGSQIDFYAVRNAVTEMLRQFGIACEIEPAAEPYHHPGRAAILRAQASVIARIGEVHPDVLEAFDMTRRALIAEVDLRALDTLKKPMGEVKPLPRFPAVTRDLALVMDESVPVGTVLASIRKAGGALLESAEMFDIYRGAQMLTGKKSVAFSLIFRSPDRTLVDEDVNAVMTKILSVCEKEYGAVIRA; this is encoded by the coding sequence ATGAAAGTACCGATGCAATGGCTGAAACAATACGCCGACGTTCCTGTGTCGGCTCCGGAATATGAAGAACAGATGATCATGCACGGCACCGGCGTCGAGGGCATTGAGGACATGGGCGCACAGGTGCAAAACGTCGTCGTGGGCCGCATCTTGTCCGTCGTCAAGCATGAAAATTCGGATCACATGGTCATCTGCCAGGTGGATGTAGGGGACGAGGTGCTGCAAATCGTAACGGGCGCGCCAAACGTCTTCGAGGGCGCGCTGGTACCCGTGGCCAAGTGCGGCGCAGTGCTGCCCGGCGGCAAGCACATCAAGAAGGGCAAGCTGCGCGGCGTCGAATCCTACGGCATGCTCTGTTCTGGCCCCGAACTGGATGTACCGGTCGATTTGTACCCGTCCGTCGGGGACGAGGGCATCCTCATCTTTAACGAGGAGTACCCGCTGGGGGCGGATGTAAGGCCGATCCTCGGCATCGACGACCAGATCGTGGACTTCGAGATCCTCGCCAACCGTCCGGACTGTCAATGTGTCTGGGGGGTTGCCCGCGAAACGGCCGTCACACTCGGCACCGAGTTTCGCAAGCCAGAAGTAAAGGTGCAGGGCGTACCGGGCAAGATGGAGGATTACGTGCACATCGAGGTGCGCGATACCGACCTTTGCCCGCGCTATGTGGCGCGCGTGGTCAAGAACGTGCGCGTCGCCGCCTCGCCCATGTGGCTGCGCAAGGCGCTGCATGGCTGCGGCGTGCGTTCGATCAACAACATCGTGGACATCACCAACTACGTCATGCTTGAAACGGGACACCCGATGCACGCCTTCGATCTGTCAAAGGTTCGTGATGGGCATATTATCGTGCGCCGGGCCCACGAGGGTGAGATGATCGTCACGCTTGACGGCAAGGAACGCGCGCTGTCTCCCGACATGCTGGTCATCGCCGATCAGGAGCGTGCGACGGGTATCGCGGGCGTCATGGGCGGCGAAGAGTCCGAAATCGTAGAGGGTACGCAGACGGTCATGTTCGAGTCCGCCGCGTTCGAACACGCCAATATCCGCGTAACCTCGCGTGCGCTGGGCCTGCGCACCGAGGCATCCGGCCGCTTTGAAAAGGGCGTCTGCCCGGCGACCGCGCGGGAAGCGATCGACCGCGCCTGCCAACTGGTCGAACTGTTGGACGCGGGCGACGTCATCGAAGACACGGTGGACGTTTATCCGGCCCCCGCGCCTACCAAGATCATTGAAACCTCCGTGCGCCGCATCTGTAAGCGCATCAGCGTCGATGTGCCCGGCGAAAAGATGAAAGAGATTTTGGAATCCCTCGAGTTCGGCGTTGAGCTGTCCGGCGATCGAATGGTCGTGACGGTTCCGAATTTCCGCGAGGACGTCGAGATGGAGGCGGATATATCCGAAGAGGTGCTTCGCATTTATGGATTTGAGCATCTGAGCGCGACGCTTCTTCGTGGCGAGACGACGCCCGGCGGACGCAGTCCACGCATGCAGCTTACCGACAAACTGGGCCGCATTCTTACGGGGCTCGGCATGTATGAAATCAAGAACTTCTCTTTCGTAAGTCCGAAGCTGCTGGACAGGCTGGGCCTTGCGGCGGACGATCCGCGTCGTGAACAGCTCCGGCTGCTCAATCCGTTGGGTGAGGATACGAGCGTCATGCGTTCCACCCTCGTGCCCTCCATGCTGCAAACGCTGGCGCTCAACCAGAACAGAGGCAACGAACAGGCCATGCTGTACGAAATCGCTCCCGTCTTCGACGCGAGCGCACGCACGGAGGAAGGATTGCCCGACGAGCATTGGATGCTGTCTATCGGCGCTTACGGCTCGCAGATCGATTTCTACGCAGTGCGCAACGCCGTGACCGAAATGCTCCGTCAATTTGGAATCGCCTGTGAAATTGAGCCTGCGGCAGAACCGTATCATCATCCCGGCCGGGCCGCAATCCTGCGGGCGCAGGCTTCTGTGATAGCGCGCATCGGCGAGGTGCATCCCGACGTGCTCGAAGCCTTCGACATGACGCGCCGCGCGTTGATCGCGGAAGTCGATCTGCGGGCGCTCGACACGCTCAAGAAGCCCATGGGAGAGGTCAAACCGCTGCCGCGCTTTCCGGCGGTTACGCGCGACCTGGCGCTGGTGATGGACGAATCAGTACCCGTCGGCACGGTACTCGCCTCCATCCGCAAGGCAGGCGGAGCGCTCCTCGAAAGCGCCGAGATGTTCGACATCTATCGCGGAGCGCAGATGCTGACCGGCAAAAAATCTGTCGCTTTCTCTCTGATTTTCCGCAGTCCGGACCGCACGCTCGTAGATGAGGACGTAAATGCGGTGATGACAAAGATCCTTTCTGTCTGCGAAAAGGAATACGGTGCGGTGATCCGCGCTTGA
- a CDS encoding shikimate dehydrogenase, with amino-acid sequence MPALNLRIDAATLKFALLGGSLPHTWSPQIHNSLFDARALNAVYIPLPVSGESLPSAIDVLRQSFSGFNVTIPYKEAIIPFLDELDMAASACGAVNTVSISEHGLLTGHITDGLGMMRALQEAWVDTDKADVLILGNGGTARVAGFEILRRGGRVTFAARSLERAQTLAAALADTQSDGHSRIACTALSGIEGAFDILINCTPVGMYPHTGVSPVEEEVVARCAAVFDAIYNPPQTKLLEYAARHVIKAVGGFGMLFYQAAEAQKIWLGKLPPAKAQREIFKMLEREI; translated from the coding sequence ATGCCAGCTTTAAACCTTCGCATCGACGCCGCGACGCTGAAGTTTGCGCTGCTCGGCGGCTCGCTGCCGCATACATGGTCGCCTCAGATTCATAACTCTCTTTTCGACGCTCGTGCGCTCAACGCGGTCTACATCCCGCTTCCTGTTTCCGGTGAGTCTCTCCCATCCGCCATTGACGTCCTGAGGCAGAGTTTTTCAGGATTTAACGTGACCATTCCCTACAAAGAAGCCATCATACCGTTCCTAGACGAGCTCGACATGGCCGCCTCTGCCTGCGGCGCGGTCAACACGGTTTCGATCAGTGAACATGGGCTTCTCACCGGCCATATCACCGATGGGCTCGGCATGATGCGCGCCCTGCAGGAAGCCTGGGTCGATACGGACAAGGCAGACGTGTTGATCTTGGGAAACGGCGGAACGGCACGCGTGGCAGGCTTTGAAATCCTGCGCCGCGGCGGGCGGGTTACGTTCGCCGCGCGCAGCCTGGAACGCGCCCAAACGCTCGCTGCCGCGCTCGCGGATACGCAATCTGACGGACACAGCCGCATCGCCTGCACGGCGCTTTCGGGCATTGAGGGGGCTTTCGATATCCTCATCAACTGTACGCCCGTCGGCATGTACCCGCATACCGGTGTAAGCCCTGTGGAAGAGGAAGTGGTCGCGCGCTGCGCCGCTGTCTTCGATGCCATCTACAATCCCCCGCAGACTAAGCTGCTCGAATACGCCGCCCGGCATGTGATCAAAGCGGTGGGGGGATTCGGCATGCTGTTTTATCAGGCTGCGGAAGCCCAGAAGATTTGGCTCGGGAAATTGCCGCCTGCCAAGGCGCAACGTGAAATCTTCAAAATGCTGGAACGGGAAATATAG
- the udk gene encoding uridine kinase, giving the protein MFIGICGASGSGKSTLAQEMAAMATREICIINQDAYYLDHPEMTLEERKKLNYDAPDIFDHDLLFHDMQALLAGKPITQKRYDYTRYRRMDSDELLLPCEVIILEGIHVFYDARLRDMMNLKLYMHVEPDICLLRRISRDIKERGRHIDGISEQYLGTVKPMFDRYIRNYIEYADVIVGKGGKNAKIAEILAGYINNGLHL; this is encoded by the coding sequence ATGTTCATCGGCATTTGCGGCGCCAGCGGCAGCGGGAAGTCCACGCTTGCCCAAGAGATGGCGGCCATGGCGACCCGGGAAATCTGCATCATCAATCAGGACGCCTACTATCTGGATCACCCCGAAATGACGCTGGAGGAGCGCAAAAAGCTCAATTACGACGCGCCGGACATTTTTGATCACGATCTGCTCTTCCACGACATGCAGGCGCTGCTCGCTGGAAAGCCGATCACGCAGAAGCGTTATGATTATACACGCTATCGTCGTATGGATTCGGACGAGCTCCTGCTTCCGTGCGAGGTTATCATTCTCGAAGGCATTCACGTTTTCTACGACGCGCGTCTGCGGGACATGATGAACCTGAAGCTCTACATGCATGTCGAGCCGGACATCTGCCTGCTGCGCCGCATCAGCCGCGACATAAAGGAGCGGGGCCGCCATATCGACGGCATTTCCGAGCAGTATCTTGGCACGGTCAAGCCGATGTTCGACCGCTACATCCGCAACTATATCGAATATGCGGACGTCATCGTCGGTAAAGGCGGAAAAAATGCAAAGATTGCGGAAATACTCGCTGGATATATCAACAATGGCCTGCACCTGTAA